The Bdellovibrionota bacterium genome includes a region encoding these proteins:
- the fliJ gene encoding flagellar export protein FliJ has translation MKFKFALEKVLKHKKILEDQAKKDFGEISKRLRDQEQFLTNLEADLKTAFENKHQIQIMGGNIGAYLEFFHNYYNAQKKLIENQKKIISGLERILEEKRQFLVQAARDHKTFTMLKEKKKLEFKKELNKREQKRLDDMNIMRHDKAV, from the coding sequence ATGAAGTTTAAGTTCGCACTTGAAAAAGTACTTAAGCATAAAAAAATTCTGGAAGACCAGGCCAAGAAAGACTTTGGCGAAATTTCTAAAAGGCTTAGAGATCAAGAGCAATTCCTGACAAATTTAGAAGCGGATCTCAAAACGGCATTCGAAAATAAACATCAAATTCAAATCATGGGTGGAAACATAGGTGCATACCTAGAATTTTTCCATAACTATTACAATGCTCAAAAGAAATTGATCGAAAATCAAAAGAAAATCATCTCAGGGTTAGAGCGTATTCTCGAGGAAAAAAGACAATTTCTCGTACAGGCAGCTAGAGATCACAAGACCTTCACAATGTTAAAAGAAAAGAAAAAATTAGAATTTAAAAAAGAATTAAATAAACGCGAACAGAAACGTCTCGATGATATGAACATCATGAGACATGATAAGGCAGTGTAA